The window agGTTCTGGTGCTATGATTGCCGTCATCGTCATCGGTATCATTGTCATTCTCACCATTCTTCTCCTCATCCTGAAGACCTACAACAAGTGAGGCCGCATTCCTTTTAAATGGCGCATAGCAACTATAgggaataaacacacacaacagaaaCACTTTGTTGTCACTTGTGACTTCCTATGAGGTCTGAGCTGCGTTGtaagcaaatactgtacattcaacCAGGTCAGCATGTTCCCTATGATTCTTTGGTACACAAACAATATCAGCTCCAAGTAGGAAATTGAAACAGTTGGTAGTAATCATAATACTGTGTAGTGAATCCCCGTTTATTGCGGGAATGTCCCGGACCTGTCGGCTATAGATGCAAATCCAATATGTAGCcggtattaaaaaaacaaaaaaatatatatatatatatatatatatatatatatatatatatatatatataattttttttttttttaaatatagtttcaCTCCTAATTAAAACACACTTCAACTTATTTAAAGActctttttaaacacttttaaagtgttttttagcacctgttctcactctcttactcacacagttctccaaataagaggcgaagcgtgcttgcttcaagctgtttgtttgtcacttctcgttgaggtttactgtaaaactgacatatacaaccccaattccaatgaagttgggacgttgtgttaaacataaataaaaacagaatacaatgatttccaaatcatgttcaacctatatttaattgaatacatgacaaagacaagatatttaatgatcaaactgataaacttgattgtttttagcaaataatcattaacttagaattttatggctgcaacactttccaaaaaagctgggacagtgtggcaaaaaagactgagaaagttgaggaatgctcatcaaacacctgtttggaacatcccataggtgaacaggctaattgggaacaggtgagtgccatgattgggtataaaaggagcttccttgaattggtcagtcattcacaagcaaagatggggcgactttcacctctttgtgaacaagtgcgtgagaaaatagttgaacagtttaaggacaattgcaaggaatttagggatttcatcatctatggtccataatatcatcaaaaggttcaaagaatctggaaaaatcaacacatgtaagcggcaaggccgaaaaccaacatggaatgcccgtgaccttcgatccctcaggcggcactgcatcaaaaaccgacatcaatgtgtaaaggatatcactacatgggctcaggaacacttcagaaaaccaatgtcagtaaatacagttcggcgctacatccgtaagtgcatcttgaaactctactatgcaaagcaaaagccgttgatcaacaacacccacaaaggcccgagctcatctaagatggactgatgcaaagtgcaaaagtgttctgtggtccacgagtccacatttcaaagtgtttttgaaaattgtggacgtcgtgtcctccgggccaaagaggaaaagaaccatccggactgttatggacacaaagttcaaaagcgagcatctgtgatggtatggggctgtgttagtgccgatggcatgggtaacttacacatctgtgaaggcaccattaatgctgaaaggtacatacaggttttggagaaacatatgctgccatccaagcaacgtctttttcatggaggcccctggttatttcagcaagacaatgccaaacccaTTCTGCATTGTGTTGCAACAgcctggcttcgtagtaaaagagtgcaggtactagactggcctgcctgcagtccagacctgtctcccattgaaaatgtgtggagtATTAtggagcgtaaaatacgacaacggagaccccggactgttgaacagctgaagctgtacatcaagcaagaatgggaaggaaTTCCGCCTACAAAGctcaattagtgtcctcagttcccaaacgtttattgaatgttgttaaaagaaaaggtgatgtaacagagtggtaaacatgaccctgtcccagttaatgattatttgctaaaaacaataaagtttgtttgaacgttaaatatattgtctttgtagtgtattcaattaaatataggttgaacattattagcaaatcatattctgtttttatttgtttaacacaacttcattggaattggggttgtaaaacgaaaatattaaatattgtatatttaaatgccGAAATGTTCAACCAAGTCATACGCAGTAGTTTAGTCTCATGAAAGTCCACAAACTTAATCCtaaaatgcattgtaaaatTCCTTTgacgggctaatggaaattGACCTAGATGTTACATAACTCTGAACATACGAACTGCTACTtaaacacacatggagcagttACTCATACGTTGGTAATTAAAGatttgagtttaatttgttccgtcactacacttgtatctcaaaataaCAAGTTTTGTTAGTCCGtttgtgacattttgcattttgtgttagcaATAAGCTAGCGGATTTCTGtaagacaaaagttaaatacacaatgtataatactctttgttttatatctaGTTTCacgtaaacttcaactgggagtggtaaTAACCAGCTTCAAGCAAACTCTTGGCCTATTTTGTTAAgatttgttcactatctgccaaactgctggtTATTGTGAAGTTTGCTGCTACCACAGCTGGAGCGCataactcaaatttttgctcgcaactcaagacaaaaaaatcggccgagcgacggctcgtatcgcaaaaacaacaaagttcaatgaaaatttatcgTCATGTGGAAATGTTGTTCTTAGTGTCTGTTTTCTCTGGGATCAGGCGGACCCACACATCCCGACTCCTGGGATCCGTCGGGGGCTCCAAACCTCATAAGAAAACGTCCCGGTCTACGGTTTCGATCGTGCCCATGGCAACCATCGGAGTCAGCTCCGTGTCAGGCGGCGTCTCCTATTCGAACCCCGGCACATCAGAAGGGGCAAGAGCGGAACGGAGCTCTATAGAGCGGCAACAAGATTTCAGCACAGCCAGCGGATCCACGGCGGTTACCATCCACGATACGTTGGCAAACATGTAGCATCCGCCAAAAAGACTGGCCTGACGCACTTGCCTTTATAGACTGAATACTGTGGAAACAtgaccttgttgttgttgttaatctcagataaaatgtgaacaaaaagaCACTACAGAAGGGCTTCAGGAAGGATGTGAACTGAGGCAGCTTTTTGTCAAAAAAGTCAGTGTTTGCACTACCAATCCTTGGTTGGTTTTAACTGTCTACATTTCTTCGTTTAAGCTTATCCATTAGTAGAGTTAGCATCACATTTAAAGAGATACAACCATTATGAAATAAAAGGATAACTGGTTGCTCCTGGTTGCCAGTATGACAACATTTGTCCCACACTTTATTACTTGCCTGTGTCCGTTTTTTCCCGaatttcttgtttattttgtgaaatatccTGATGCTTCCCAATTTTGCACTTTTCATTGTTCTCCATATTTGTagtgtttgttatgtttagATGGCATTAGATTAGATTGGAATAAAACTATGTTCTGGCATGTGGCATGTTGTTTGATCTGATGGTAATGTTGCTGATGTGCAGGccacgtgggttcagttcccactgtGTGATGGTgcaaatccaagtgtgaaaggttgtctgtctctatatgtgcatTGTGATTGACTGACGACCATTAGGACAAAGAAAGCTGGGCTAGGCTGCAGCTTCCAGTGACCCTCAACAGGATTgagcagtgttttccaaccaGTGAGCAAAacatgattatttattattatggtaGTTGGCCTCCGCATAGATACTACTTATGGAATAATAAAGACATTTGATACAGAAACAAATCCTTATTTTACCTTCACtggttttccaaaaatgttcttTTGGTTGGTGaattatttcacaaaaaaaactcacttttaACATaccaacaatttattttgaaatgtggaactATTTCTCACAGTGCATTTAATATTGTTATACAGTAAATGCGATCTCTAATGAAGTCATTATGCTATTTTAAAGTTTGGCAAGTCAGAACCCGAGTTTAGAAATATCTATTGATCCAACCAAAACTGAAACTGGTGAGATTTGTTTCCCTTTAAGGTGCAACAATAATCGTAATTTATGCACATTATTTCAAAAAGATGTTGCATCAATTCCATATGTAGTTTATTATTAGAATAATCTTGTTGATAATcttgactggaaaaaaaattggaatttaactgcaaaaaaatttatgaacaataaaatgaaagaagtactgcgattggctagcaaccagttccaGGTGGACTCCGCCTCCTGacacgatgatagctgggataggctccaagcactcctgcgacccttgtgaggataagcggctaaaaaaatggatggatggatggatggatggatggatggatgaaagaagTACCCTTTAAAATAATTCATAGGATTTAcccatgtaaatattttttatttaccgTTCATAAAAGACATTGATActaattgctgtttttgtgaaggATGTATTTTGGAATTGCCCACGCTCTGCCCAATTTTGGAAAGATATCTTATCATTTGATAATACTCTGTATAGTACCAAATCTTTCTCTTTACTTTGAGCATATATTGTTTGGCTTCATTAACTATGCAGCTGTGagcaaaaaactattttatatTGTTAATCTCATTGTACTAGTGGCTAAATGGCATATTCATAAATGTCAATACACTAATCAAAAAccactgttttgtgtttttgaaaatgaagtCAAGCAATATATTAGGTCCATTAGAAACTCCACGAATTTGAAAGCACGTAAAACTTTGGAGGTATGAGCTCTATAtaatttatttctgtaatgacactctgaatattttcctgtatttgtatttcacCCCTGGCAATTGAACTTGTATGTGTTGTGTTCCTAATTAAAGacattatttaagaaaaaaaaaagacaaattcgaGTTATTTGGTATTATGGCGCCTCCCGTTGACCACATGAGGCTCAACTACGCTGAGAACCGAGAGAGCCACCTCGCTCGGGGAACATTCAAGAAGCTCAAAGTGCAGCGGCTAAATATGCCAAATAAATCGACGATTTGAAGACTTTAATCTGTTTCAGATTACTCAaagtcattttttgggggaaaaaataatagtgGTGAATAGCATTTTTACATAGTTCAACACTCGTTTGAATGAAAATACGTTTAGCGAACACTTACCAAGGAGTCTTGAACGCAACTCGTCAGCAGGTTGTTAGGTTACGATGGTGACTCTGGGTAGGTAGCTAACTCATTTTACCTATCGAATCGTCTCAGCGCTTATAAAATACGTGGGTGAAACTTTTTTACGCGATAATAAAACAGGGAATATCATTTTTGGAGTCGTTAAACTAATTGAAACCTAAATATCTGATAGCTAGCGTCATAGCCCTCATGCTAAAGAAGTTAGCCAGCCACAACGGAACTCGTCAGTTCACGTCTTAGTGACAAAATATAACACAAATATGTTAAAAGTTTACAAAAATGCCCATTTAAGTGACCTAACGTGTGTGTTTCACAATAGTGGAGGTGCTGAGTCTCCTGCTGGTGTCGGTGTTGTGGGGCTGCACCAACCCTTTCCTCAAGAGAGGCACGGAGGGTATCGAACATGTGTCCAAGTCCGGCAAAGTGGCTCAGTTTCTTGCTGAGCTCAAGTTTCTCTTCCTTAATGTCAAGGTAAATAGAGCCAACCCCCGCCgccccaaattattattattactttatatatatatatactcacacacacaaacataaaattgATGATTGATGCCCTTCCTTCTTTCTCCATCCGCAGTACCTCATC of the Phycodurus eques isolate BA_2022a chromosome 14, UOR_Pequ_1.1, whole genome shotgun sequence genome contains:
- the ncmap gene encoding noncompact myelin-associated protein isoform X2 codes for the protein MFKMQTSTASPESNTTSPSSVTKSKEQILIQSSGAMIAVIVIGIIVILTILLLILKTYNKRTHTSRLLGSVGGSKPHKKTSRSTVSIVPMATIGVSSVSGGVSYSNPGTSEGARAERSSIERQQDFSTASGSTAVTIHDTLANM